DNA from Microbacterium sp. SORGH_AS_0969:
CGGGTCATGGCCGCCTGCGCGAGAGCGCGTACCGAGCCGTCGGCGCCCGCGAGGAGCTCGATCTCCTCCGCGCGGGCGCGCGCCTCGTCGTCCCGGCCGAGGCGGAGCAGGATGCCGACGGCCTGAGCGCGCTGCTGCAGGAAGTCCGAGACCGACGTGAGCCCGCGGATCGCGTCGCTCGAGCGGTCGGTGACGAGGAGCGCCTCGTCGAGGCGGCCCTCGAGGATGAGCCACTCCGCGCGCAGCTGGCTCGCGAAGCCGGTGCCCCACGGGTCGCCGATCTCGGTGAACATCTCGAGCGCGCGGCCGCTTTCGACACCGAGCGTGACGGCGTCCCCGGCGTTCTGCGCGGCCCCGGCGTGCAGCGTGTGCAGGATCGCCCGCGACCACGGCGGGGCGGCGTGCAGCTCGGCGTCGGTCACGTCGACGTGCCAGGTGCGGGCGGCATCGCCGTCTCCCGCGGCGAGCACCGAGCCCGCGAGGCGCAGCAGCGGCGGGATCAGCGCCGTGACCTCCGAGGGGTGTCGGTGAGCGGCTTCCTCGAGCTCGAGGCGGCGGGCCAGGAAGACCTCGGGCGACAGGCCGGTCGTGCCGCCGGGTTCGGGGAAGGTGGCCGAGAACAGCGCGACCGCCTCGACCACGATGGTCGGTTCGTCGTCGAGAGGGGTCGTGGGGTCGGCGACCTCGGCGACCGCGCGCCGCAGGTCGTCGCTGCGCTCGCGGATCGCCCAGGGCCAGAGCAGGCTGCGCAGCAGTCGCGCGCCCGCGCGACGGTCTCCTGCCCGGGCAAGGGCGCGGAGCGCCGCGGTGAGGTTCTCGTCGTTCGCGTCGAACCAGGCGAGGGCAGCCGGGAGCCCCGGCCCGCGCACGTCCTGCTCCCACTGCGCGGCGAGAACCGTGAGCACGTCGGCGGCGGCGCGGCGGTACCGCTCCTCCTCGCCGTCGGTGCGCAGACGGTCGAGCCCGTACTCGCGCACCGTCTCGAGCATGCGGAAGCGCCCCTCGCGCCGGGTGAGGAGCGAGCGGTCGATCAGGGCGTCGAGAGTGTCGGCATCCACTCCGAAGGCCGTGGCGACGGCGCGGGCGTCCGAGGCGCCGATGCCGTCGGGGAAGACGGCCGCGGCGCGCAGGGCGACCCGCTCGGGGTCGGTGAGGGTGTCCCAGCTCCAGTCGATGAGCGCCCGCAGGGTGCGGTGTCGCTCCGAGCTCAGCCGCGGCCCTCGCGAGAGGAGCGCGAACCGGTCGTCGAGGCCCGCGTCGATCTCGGCGAGGGTGAGGGTGCGCGAGCGCGCGGCGGCGAGCTCGATGGCCAGGGGGAGCCCGTCGAGGCGGCGCACGATCCGGGCGGCGGCCTCGTGCTCGTCCGGCGTCGGTTCGCTCCCGCGCGCGGATCGCACGCGGCGGGCGAACAGGGCGTCCGCGTCGGCGGGGGGTAGAGGACCGAGGTCGACGAAGGCTTCGCCCGGGATGCCGAGAGGTTCTCGGCTCGTCGCGAGAATGCGCACACCGCTGCTCATGCCGAGGAGGGTCAGAGCGGCGTCGGCGGCCTCGCGCGAGACGTGCTCGCAGTTGTCGAGCACGAGGACGACGTCACGTCCCGCGACGGCTTCGGCGACGCGCTCGGCCGAGGTCGCCGGGGGGCCAGTCGTTTCGCGGACGCGCACGCCGCGGCCGACGGCGCCGGCGATCGCGGTCCACACCTCGCCGGGGGCGGCGGGGGCGAGCTCGACGACGATCGCGTCGGCGAGGGCGCGGGCGGTCTCGACGGCGAGGGTGGTCTTGCCCGCACCTCCCGGTCCGAGGATCGTGACGAGACGGTCGGTGGCCAGGCGCGAGCGGATGGCGTCGAGCTCGTCGGCCCGGCCGATCAGCGTCGTCACTGAGGCGGGAACGGCGGGGATGACGACGGGTGCGGGAGATGCGGCGGCGAGACGCTCGGCGTGGGCGCGGTCCTCCAGAAGGTCCCGGACGAGCCAGTCGAATCCCTCGCCCGGGGTCCAGACGTCACCGGTCCAGAGCGCCAGCGCTTCGCGGGCGCGGGCCGCGTCGCCGGTGGCGCGGGCCTCGGCCACCAGGTCCTGGAAGAGCGTGATGTCGACGTCGCGGCGGTCCACGTCGAGGCGGTAGCCGCCGGGCGTGGACGACACCGATCCCGCGGGGAGCGCGCGGCGCAGGCGCGACACGAGCGACTGCAGGGCCGCCCGGGGGTCGTCGGGGACGTCGAGGGGCCAGAGGTCTTCGGCCAGGGCGCGGGCGCTCACGGTGGTGCCGGCATCCACCGCGAGGCGGAGGAGCAGCGACTGCTGGCCGCGCCCGGGCACGACGGCATCCCCGTCATCCGTGGCGACGCTCAACCCGCCGAAGAACCGCACCCGCACGGATTCACTCTAGGTGGCTGGCCGTTCCCGTCCGACGGGCGCCCGTGCCCTCGCAGATTCGGAGACCGTCACCGGATTCGGAAGAATCGCGGCATCCGGTCCGAATCCGATGCATCCGTCCGAATCCGGCGCGCCTCGCCTACCGCCCGGCGGTGCTCGCGCGCTCGACCAGCCGGGGGAGCCTCACCTGCACGCGGTCGCTCGGGGGATCGGCATCCTGGATCGCGGCGAACAGCTCGAGGCAGGCCGCACCGACCGCGCGGGCCTCGAGGTCGAAAGAGGTCACCGTGGGGCTCAGGAGCGCGTGCATCGGCTCGTCGACGTACGCGGCGAGCAGGAGGTCGGTGCCGACCCGTCTCCCGGCGCGGTGGGCGGCTTCGAGGGCGGGGGCGGCCGATCCGCTCGGGCCCACGATGAGGGCGTCGACATGCTCCGTCGCCAGGATGTCGCCCACGGCCGCGTCGACTTCCTCGGCGGTGGGGATGAAGCCGATGGCGCGTGAGATCGGGATGCCGCCGCGCTCGGCGATCCACGTCTCGTAGGTCGCGGTGAGCTCGCGACTCCACGCGGTTCCCGCGGCGGGGAGCATTGCGGCGATCCGCCCGGCGCCCCGGTCGGTCAGATGGTCGAGGAGTCCGCGGAGGGCGGTCTCATGGTCGTAGACCACGCTCCCCGCGACGCGCCCCTCTCCGCCGACGAGGTGCTCGGCGCTGATCACCGGGCGGCCGGTGTCGAGGATCGCCCGGACGCCGGCATCGTCCGTCGTTCCGTCGACCACCACGTACCCGTCAACGAACGCCGTCGGCGGGGTGTCGTCGTCGGCCTCGCGATGCGGGAGCAGGATCACCGAGAGCCCGCGTCGGTCGGCGGCGTCGACCACCCCGAAGGCGAACTCCGTGTAATACGGCAGGCGCGTCGC
Protein-coding regions in this window:
- a CDS encoding AAA family ATPase; amino-acid sequence: MRVRFFGGLSVATDDGDAVVPGRGQQSLLLRLAVDAGTTVSARALAEDLWPLDVPDDPRAALQSLVSRLRRALPAGSVSSTPGGYRLDVDRRDVDITLFQDLVAEARATGDAARAREALALWTGDVWTPGEGFDWLVRDLLEDRAHAERLAAASPAPVVIPAVPASVTTLIGRADELDAIRSRLATDRLVTILGPGGAGKTTLAVETARALADAIVVELAPAAPGEVWTAIAGAVGRGVRVRETTGPPATSAERVAEAVAGRDVVLVLDNCEHVSREAADAALTLLGMSSGVRILATSREPLGIPGEAFVDLGPLPPADADALFARRVRSARGSEPTPDEHEAAARIVRRLDGLPLAIELAAARSRTLTLAEIDAGLDDRFALLSRGPRLSSERHRTLRALIDWSWDTLTDPERVALRAAAVFPDGIGASDARAVATAFGVDADTLDALIDRSLLTRREGRFRMLETVREYGLDRLRTDGEEERYRRAAADVLTVLAAQWEQDVRGPGLPAALAWFDANDENLTAALRALARAGDRRAGARLLRSLLWPWAIRERSDDLRRAVAEVADPTTPLDDEPTIVVEAVALFSATFPEPGGTTGLSPEVFLARRLELEEAAHRHPSEVTALIPPLLRLAGSVLAAGDGDAARTWHVDVTDAELHAAPPWSRAILHTLHAGAAQNAGDAVTLGVESGRALEMFTEIGDPWGTGFASQLRAEWLILEGRLDEALLVTDRSSDAIRGLTSVSDFLQQRAQAVGILLRLGRDDEARARAEEIELLAGADGSVRALAQAAMTRSSVAVAAGDGAEALRSVERIALEPGFPDQVVAWRDAQRAQALLLLGRHDEARDALRSALDCAARSRDFPIVATVLLAIAGWNAATGRRSRAEEALARAAAVRGAADVRDPFFVWTRERLAELPEAPTTEGPGIRTPLSDVDAEALAALLD
- a CDS encoding LacI family DNA-binding transcriptional regulator; protein product: MTPRKPTLHDVAAAAGVSIAAASFALRDKAGVSPETRERVLAAARALGYVVNAPARSLRTARYGAIGLLLPPGATRLPYYTEFAFGVVDAADRRGLSVILLPHREADDDTPPTAFVDGYVVVDGTTDDAGVRAILDTGRPVISAEHLVGGEGRVAGSVVYDHETALRGLLDHLTDRGAGRIAAMLPAAGTAWSRELTATYETWIAERGGIPISRAIGFIPTAEEVDAAVGDILATEHVDALIVGPSGSAAPALEAAHRAGRRVGTDLLLAAYVDEPMHALLSPTVTSFDLEARAVGAACLELFAAIQDADPPSDRVQVRLPRLVERASTAGR